Genomic DNA from Peribacillus simplex NBRC 15720 = DSM 1321:
GCGCTGTCCAATCGTTCTTTCTTACCTGATCCAACGATCGGCATGATTTTTGCAGGATGTCTCAACAGCCAGGCATACATCACTTCATCTATTCCATTGGCCCCGATTTCTTCTTTTACGATTTCTAACGTTTTTCTTAAGCGGGCAGCCTTTTCATTCGATTCCTCAAAAATGCTTCCTCCTGCAAGCGGTGACCATGCCATCGGTGCAACGCCCATTTCCTGACATAAGTTCATGGTTCCGTCTTCGAAGTTTTCCAGATTGTATGCAGAAAGCTCAAGTTGATTCGTCACAAGCGGATATTCTAGATAAGATTGAAGCATATCCCACTGCGGTTTTTTGAAGTTCGATACTCCAAAGTTACGGACCTTTCCTGATTCTTTTAATTGATTAAACGCTTCAGCCGTTTCCGCCGGGTCCATCAGGGGATCCGGACGATGAATAAGTAACAGATCAATATAATCCGTTTTAAGATTCATAAGAGATTGATCAACAGACTTTATGATATGGGCTTTACTAGTGTCATAATGGTGACTTTTATGGGATGGACGGTTTTTTGATTGAAGAACTATGCCACATTTCGTAACAATTTCCATTTTATCGCGTAAAGATGGCTTTAATGAAAGAGCGTTCCCAAAAATCTCCTCACACGTATAGCTTCCATATATATCGGCGTGATCATATGTAGTGACGCCCCGATCCATTCCGTGTTCAATAAGAGATAGGATTTCCTCGGTAGAAAATCTCCAATCTGCCAATCTCCACATACCGTGTACAATGCGTGAAAGACTAAGCTCTTCAGTTAGATTGACTCTTTGCATGTTTTTCTCCCCTTTGATCTTGCTAATTGATTGTTTGTTTGTTTTTCTATCATGATTATCCTTGGGTTAATTTGTGTCAGTATCATTCGCTGCTACCATGAACCTTAGTATAATTTAAAATTTCGGAGAATCCTAATCTTGAGTGACCCTTTTATGCCATATTTTTTTAGCTTAGGTTCATGAAGAAATATATCGCCGCCTTCTCGTGCAAGTTCACACGTTAAGAACATAAGAAAAAGGCTGCCGCAGCAACCTCCTGAATATTGTTAGTTCTTTTGTGTTTTCTCATGTAATTCCACGATTTCTATTGCTAAATCTTTTGTTGTCATGGATGTCATCAAGTGATCTTGAGCATGGATCAGGAGCATTGGAATATCGAATTTCTCACCATTCACTTCTTGTTGAATCAATGCGGTTTGGATTTTATGTGCCGCAACAAACTCTTGTTCCGCTTCCTTTAATTTATCTTGGGCATCGCTTGATTTACCTTGTTTTTGCAAGGCGATGGCTTCCATTGCACAACTGCGGGCATTCCCGCTATGGAGAATTAATTGAAATGATAATTCTGATAGATCCTCTTTCGTTTTCGCCATATTAACACCCCTTAAAATTTTTGATAGTAAGTTATTTTGAAATTAATTGGAGGGCCGTACGCAATACTTCCTTGCCATTACATGATCCATAATGCATTGGATTAATCGTATCTACCGGTACTCCTTTTTCATCCCCTATTTTCTTTATATCATTAAGTAAATAACGAACTTGAGGACCTAAAAGAATAACATCCACCTCATCTATATGGTTTCTTACTTCCATAGTGGCAACAGCCTGGATTTTCACGTTCAATCCTTCTTCCACCGCCGCTTTCTCCATCTTATTAACCAATAGACTAGTGGACATTCCTGCAGAACAGCATAATAGTATATTCATCATTATTCCTCCTTAAAAATTAGGTTCAGGTTATTTAATCAATCTAAATGTGCCCCAAGGTTTAATGTAATCCAGCAAAAAAAGTTCCTCTTTTGCAACATTGGCGACTACATTTTTTCGTTCATCCAATGGCATATCCCTTAAAATGACTTGAAGTTCGCCTTTGTATTTTCCAAAAGTATCATTGCCGATGAAAACGGACCCTTTTCGCTGTGGGATACTTTCCCGGATTGCAAAATCTTCATTCGCATATTTTTTACGGACCTCCACTGAACGGACCATATACTCGCTGATATCACCACGGCGAAGGTGTAATTCATTCAACACAACTTTTTGCTCAATTGGTGACGCATCTGAATGGAGATCCACTTTCAACTCGATCATGTCACGCTGTAAGGACCCCAGCATTCTTAGTTCCTCTTCACTCGCGTAAGCATTCCCGATGATGACATCATCAATTAAACCCGTTGCCCACAGATGCTTGGCTTGTACATCAATTGAAAGTTCACGGTGCTGTTCTAATGTGCATAATCCATCATTAATACTCCAAGGACCTATATCACCAGTTTGTGATGTAACAAATGCAGCTGTACGAATTCCCTGTTCTTTAAAACGTTTACTGCAGGCGATGAAGAATTCATAAGGGAGACCTGTGAATTTTTGGGGATAAAAATTATGACAGCCAATCATTTGATTTTTATTCCCTTGATGCGTCAGAATGTTCGATAAATAATCAACATCATTACTCATATTCAATTCGATTTTCAATCCATAAGGATTATATGTCATTTTAGCTTCTTTCAAGCCATCGAATCCAAGATCTAAACGAACGCCGTCAGCTCCCATTTCTGCGAAAAAACTTAAATCATCATAACTTATATCAAACTTGTCGAAAACAGCTGGAGCAACATCAAGAATGACTTCCATATGTAGCGCTTTCGCATAAGAAATAATATTTTTATATTCTTCCATGACAATTTCATATGGTTTTGAAACCGATAATAAACACGTGAATATTCGTTCAAAACCATAACTATGTGCAAGTTTAATATATTGCTTGTCTTTATCCGGTGTAGAGTGTTCCGGATAAATTGAAATACCTAATCTTCTCATAAGCTTTCATTCACTCCTTTTCTACTTTCTTTCCATTGAGCCCTCTTAGCCTGTAAACCCATTAAATAATCACGGTAGCGGGAGGATACCATTACAGAACAAATAATCGTTGGTACAATGACAATTAAATAATAAGTTGATCCCATTACGGTAAACAAAAAGATAGAAAAGCTAATGATTAAAATAGACAGGCCAACTGATTTCCAGGGTGTTAAACTTTCACCTAGCCCAGTACGGGAAAAAATGATTTGGGCTCCTACAAATGATAGGATTGCGAATATTATTTCAAGCATATTTAATGCCTGCTTTTTTTTCTTCTGGTCCTTCTTCTATTTTATTTTCATCACGCAAGTGCTGCTTCTCGAACATCTTGAAAAATGGAAAATAGATCATTAATGAGATGAAGAAGTTCAATAAAACCAGAACCCCGGCCATGATCGTCCAATTTGTACTGATGACAGCTGCGATTGGACTAAAGACCGTAAACGGCAGCTTAGCCATTATCATCGGTATTAATCCTAATTGAAAGAATGTATAAGAAACTATGACATTTACCAATGGGGCAATGATGAATGGAACCATTAAAATGGGGTTCATAACAATTGGCGCTCCAAAAATGATAGGTTCGTTAATATTAAAAATCCCTGGAACAAATGACAGTTTACCCAACTCTTTCAAATACTTCGATTTTGAAAATAAGAACAGTACAACAAGTGATAAAGTTGATCCTGCCCCACCAATCCATACGAACCATTGAATGAATTGTTCGGTAAATAGATTGGGCAAATTCGCCGCATTACCTGTTCTTGCAAATGCATCCATATTTTCGAGAATCGCCGAATCCCACATTGGCCGTATGATCGGACCTAATATTGCTGGTCCATGAATACCCAGCGACCAAAAGAAAACGATGAGAAAGACTGTAAGCAGACCTCCTATTAAACTATTACCAACCAATAAATTTTTGAGAGGTGACACCAATGTAGTGATGATCGAGTTAATGTCAAATCCTAAACCATAACGAATGCCCCAGAAAAGAAGGACCACGACTAATGTTGGAATAAGGGCTGCAAAGGAATTCGAAACCATTGGCGGAACGCTTTCAGGTAATTTGATTTTTATATCCCGCTTAATAAGAAAATGAAAAATTTCTACGGAAATCAAGGATGTTACTATTGCTCCGAATAATGAGGCTGCGCTCAAAGAGCTGATAGGTAACCAGCGACCCGCTTCTATTACTCCTGGAACGGATTCCATGACTTGGGTAGGCACAACACATGTAATCAGAAAAGCTAAGACTGATAGAAGGCCTGCACTGAGCTGATCTAATTTATAATGGCCAGCAAGCGCTGATCCCACCCCAAAAGCTGCATATAAAGCCATTGCTCCCACTGTAAACCGAAACGGAACATCCAAAGCAGCACGATAAGGTGCAATCCATTCATCATATCCATCAATTGGAAAATTTAACAAAATAACAAAAAATGAGCCAATGATCGTCAGTGGAAGTGTTGCTAGAACACCGTGCCTGATTGCCAGTAGATGTCTTTGTGAACCAATTTTGTTTGCAACTGGAAGCACTTTCATTTCTAGTATCCCCATAAAATTATTCAATAACTTTTCCTCCTTTTAAATAAGAGTCTGAAAAAACAAACAATTACAATAAATAAACATTATAACGTTATATTGATTATGTCAATATTTTTATTGAAAATATGGTTTCTGTTACAAACTTTTAAATCATAGGAATACATAGTGCAGTTAATTAGCCTCTGCTGAAAAAAGAGGTGTTCTCGTGGCTTCCCCTAGAACACTAAAAAAAAACAGGAAATTGATCATTGTCAATTTCCTGCTTTCTTTTTTGAAATCACATTTTTTTAAAAGGAATTTTTTATGACAATCTGTAGCCCTAGACTAGCCTAGTCTAGAGCTCATTTTTTTCTTTTCCTAGTATCAAATTCATATATTTTCTTTACACTTTTTAAAATAGAATGATATAGCGTAGTTGAATATTTACATAATGAAATTAATGGTTTCTTCCAACGCATCATTTGCATCCGGAGATTTCCCCAGCTCGTAAACGATTTCCCCGTCAATCATCGTCATTTCAACCCGTAATTGATCAATACTGTCGATTGTTACATCCAATATTCGGTCGTTTAGCACAATCAAATCGGCTAATTTCCCTACCTCGATGCTTCCTTTTTGGTCTTCCTCGAAGCTTGCGTAGGCTCCGTTCCAAGTGTACAGCCTAATCGCTTCCATGACGGAAATTTTCTGCTCTTCCCCAATGACCGCGCCGGACGGCGTCAGTCGGTTGACCGCCCCATGAATGCCGATAAGCGGATTGCAGTTCGAGACCGGGCTGTCCGAGGCGCCTGCTACGACAATGCCAGCTTTTAAACAGGCTCCAATTGGGTAAAAATAGTCGCTGCGAGCGCCGAAGTGTTTAATGTATATATCTCCAAATTCAGTGAAAAAGTTCGGGTTAGGAACGGTCACTATGCCCAATTTAGCCATTCGCTCGATGAGATCGGGCATCGCCAAACCGGCATGCTCGATTCGATGTCTGTGATTGTGTCGCGGATATTGTCTAAGCGCTTCTTCAAACGTATTCAACAACATCTCGATCGCCCGATCGCCCTGGGCGTGAGCCGTAATTTGATAACCATCTCGATGGGCTGCGATGAGCGCGTCGTTCATATTCACTTGCGTGTAGTACAGAATGCCGCTGTCTTCCGGATTCGTCTCATATGGCTGACGCGTCGCAAGCGTCGGCGCGGTGCTGGCTCCGTCTATAAAGATTTTCGCCGGACCGATACGAAATCGATCGTCGCCGAACCCAGTGGACAGGCACGTCTCTCTCATTCGGATAAAGTTAGGCTCGTGAACGACCATTGCATACACTCGAACCTTTAAGCGGCCAGAACGAACCGCTTGCTGCAGGATGCGAAGATTGACCGGCTCGTACCCACCCGCATCATGAATTGTCGTAATGCCTAACGATACGAAATCGCGCGAAGCGATTTCCGCCGCTCTGGCCAAGACCTCTTCCGTCGGATTCATGACACGTTTTACCGGATCCATGGCTGCTTCCACTAGTAGCCCGTTTAATCTCCCGGACTCGTCCCGACCGAACACTCCACCTTCCGGATCGACCGATTGGTCGTTTACACCTGTCAATTCCAACACATTACTGTTCGCAATCATAATGTGGCCACATTGTCGCACAATTAGAATCGGGTGTTCCGTCGACACCTCATCCAGCTGATTGCGGGTTAGGTACCGCCCTTCCAACATGAACATTTCGTTGTAACCTACTGCTACGATCCACCCTCCTTCAGGGGTAGATTCCGCCTTCCGTTTCAATTCACCGATAAGATCTGCATTGGATTGAATCGATGCGTCTTTGCAATTAATCGCTAGCCTTGTAAGTCCATAACTGAGTAGATGCAAATGCGAATCTATAAATCCTGGCAGTAGAGTCCTACCTTGCAAATCCATCACTTTGGTGCTTTCTCCAATCCAACGTTTGATTTCCTTGTTTGTTCCGACGGCTTCTATTCGGTTACGTTTAACGGCAACTGCTTCTGCGATCCGATTGCCCGAATCGACGGTAATGACTTGTCCGTTTAAAAATACAACATCAGCAAACATACGATCACCTCTTATTTTTCTATAAACAAGTTCTAATGACTATGCTTTGTGGGATTCTAGTTTTTCAGCCAATTCAACCTACAAAACGTAATTGATTTCTACTAAGCTTCTACTTGAGTCATATAATCAGCATCAATAATACTGTTTGAGAGATAATTAAAAACCAATGCAATAAACATTTTTCCGATGTACAACATTGACTCTTCATCTACATCAAATTTCGGATGATGATGCGGGTATATCGCATTCATCGCCGGATTCGCACCTCCCACATAGAAAAATGTTCCAGGAACCTTCTGCAGATAAAAGGCGAAATCTTCCATTCCCGTTAACGTATACGGCGGGATTTGTATCACTTTTTCCTCTCCCAGAAGATTTTTTGCTAACTTGTCCGCTTTTATTGTTTCATCCGGATGATTCCACAAAGTGGGATATCCTCTCTCGTACTTAAATTTCACAGTGGCTCCTGCGGCTTCGCAGGTGGATGTTGCAATTTGCCCAATGGCTTTTTCTATCAAATCTTGAACGCTTTCCTCGAAGGTTCGTACCGTTCCGGTAATTTTGGCCGTGTCGGGAATGACATTAGAAGCCTGTCCGCTTTGAAAAGAACCAACCGAGACAACAACTGTTTTAGATGGATCAACGCGGCGGCTTACGATTTGCTGCAAATTGAGCACCAGTTGGCTGCCCACCACAATTGGATCTACCGTCAAATGAGGAGCTGCTCCATGCCCGCCTTTCCCATAAATCTCAATTTCAAATGTATCCCCGGCCGCCATTATATATCCCTCTCCAACTGCAACAATACTAAGCGGGAGAATGGAAGATACATGGGCTCCATAAATGACATCGACTCCATCCAGACAGCCATCTTCAATCATGGACTTTGCTCCTCCTGGAATTACCTCTTCCGCAAACTGATGGATAAAGACAACATTTCCTTCGAGCTCATCCCTCACTTCGCTTAATACTTTGGCTACTCCAATCAAAGCAGCTGTATGAACATCATGGCCGCAGGCATGCATCACCCCAGAAATACGGGACTTGTATTCCACGTCTTTCTCGTCTGATATCGGCAATGCATCGAAATCCGCCCGCAGCGCTACTGTTTTGCCCGGTTTCCCTCCTCTCAAGATTCCAACTACTCCTCTTCCGCCAACTTCAGTTCTTACTTCCAATCCCAAGTTTGTTAATACATCAGCGATCTTTTTTGGGGTATTTACCTCATGGAAGGATAGTTCGGGATACATATGAAGATCTCTGCGAAATCTAACCAACTCCGGATATACCCCTTGAAGTCTACTAAATAAGTTTTTTAGCATCATTATCACCCCGTTATTTGTTATAGCATTAATCCATCGGATTGCTGATATTCGTGATCAACATTTCCATTCCACCTTACTAAATTTGTATTCCCATTAGCCAAAGACCACTATTTTACTTTGACATTCGACTGTATTTGATCAGCCACGTCCCCGTGAGAAACATGATTGCTGTTTCGAATGGTTAGTCCGAACAGCGCGGAGGACAAACCAGCCGCAATTAAGAACCAGAAAGCGCCGTCATAAGAACCTTTTAATGCTGAGATGAGTACACCCATCATGATCGGTGCAATGAATCCACCAATCATCGATCCCAAATTCATAATTCCAATGGCGGAACCAATCACACTCTTGTCAAACAATTTGTGAGGGAGTGCGTATACTGCACTAAACACAAAACCATAAAAGATTGATGACAGTGTTAAATAGGTAAAGACCATTCCAACATTAGGTGCGAAGAGTGCTAAAAATAAAAATACTGTGTAAAAAAGTCCATTCATTAAAAAGTACATTTTCTCCCTACCGGAAAATCTGACCAGCAACCAACCACCCGCTGCCGTTCCCAGAGTTGCGGCCGTAGTCGGAAGGAGTCCCAACAACCCTGCGGAAACCAAATCTAAATGGCGTTCTGTTACCATATACATGGGCAACCATGAAGACGTGCCCCACGAAGCAATGCTGATTGAAAACCACGTTAGGACCAATGCCCATGTCTGACGAATTTTCAATAAAGAGAGCATGGAATCCTTGTTTACTGGTTGTTGTTCTTTTGCTTCTTCCAATTGAATCGGACTCCGAATGTATTTCCAAAGCAGTACTCCAATAATCACACCTGCTGCTCCAAGAGCAAAGAACAAGTTCCTCCAGCCTAACCAGATCAGGAGTGTTGGCACAAGAACACCCGTAATTAGACCGCCAAACGAATTCGATGACATTAAGATGGACTGTGCCTTACCTCGTTCTTTCTGAGGGAAATACTCAGCGATGGCTTTTGCACAGGCAGCAGGATATCCCCCCTCCATAATTCCGAACAAAAAACGAATCACGATTAAAGCGGTAAACGACCAAGCGAAACCGGTGAAGACTGTAAAAAGCGACCAGAGGACAATAGAAAAAATAATCACCCTTCGGTAACCCAACTGATCTGTCAGCCAGCCGGCCGGAATTTGCATGATGGCGTAAGCCAAGAAGAAGGCGCTGATTACTGTTCCCGTGGCAGCCGGACTAAGATTGAATTCTTGACCGATCGGTACCACAGCAAGAGTCATAACTAACCGGTCCATATAAGAAACCATATAACCCACAAATAGGAGAGACAAAATGAACTTCCTGTTGTCCCCTTGAACAGCCATACGCTTCACAAATCATAACCTCCCCTTTATGATGCCCAGCAAATAATGGATTGCAGCTTGCACCAAGTTTCTGTAAAAAGGCAACTTCCTCTTACGACAGTTCTTCAATTTAGTTCTTTACGAATTTACTAACTCAAGTGCATTATTTTTTGTTTTCTTATGGATCTCATAACCTCCTTTACACCAAATTGTTTATGCAAGTTTTATGCCAAGAAAAAGATCACTTTACAATAAAAAAAGGACGTAAACGGGTTGTTTTATGTGAATCTTCTAAATATTTAGAGTATAATTTTTATGAATCGATTCAAATGAATCGAAATTGAATCAACGCTACTCAAAATAATGATGAACTTTGAATTATTTTCGATTCAAAATAAACGGTGGATCCATCCGTTATCAAAGGAGAGACAAGTGATGAATCAGAATATGTCAACCATCGAACCGGAATATTTATTCAAAATCATGAACTTTATGAATAAACCTATTTATATAACCGATAAGAACGGTATGATTCTTTTTGTTAGCGACATGAGCTGTAAGCTGATTGGGAAAAAGAAAGAGGAGCTAATCGGAAAAAACGTCTCACAATTGGAAAAAGAGGGGTTCTTCAAGCCGTCTGTTGCAAAAATAGTTTTAGATAAGAAACAAAATGTCAGCGTCATTCAACAAGGTGGAGAAGGAACAGGGGTAATTACAGGACATCTCATATTGGACAAGAATGATGAACCAAAATATGCAGTCACATTGGGTTATGATATTCCAGATTTCGTCGGTTATAGTTCTCAAATTAAAATTGAAGAATTGGATTCTGCTTTTCGGTATTATTTACAAGAATTACAAAAACTCAAAGCGAAACTTGTACGGACCAAAGAAGTCCCTTTTTTTATCGGACAAAGCCGGGTCTATGATATGCTCAAGGAAACAATTGAAAAAGTTGCCTGTGTGGAAACGACCGTTCTTATTACAGGGGAAACAGGTGTTGGAAAAACGCTTATAGCGGAACGTATTCATCATCTGAGTGACCGGAAAGATCGTCCGTTTATCCATCTTAATTGCGCAGCGATTCCGGAATTGCTCCTGGAATCCGAACTGTTCGGCTATCAAAAAGGAGCGTTTACCGGAGCAAATGCGAACGGCAAAACCGGACTTGTCAAACTTGCGGAGAAAGGCACCCTTTTCTTAGATGAGATTGGCGAACTCTCACATTCTTTACAACCCAAACTCCTTCAATTGCTGCAAAATAAAACGTACATGCCGATTGGAGCTTCCCAAACGGTAAAAGCCGATGTGCGTATCATTGTAGCTACCAACTGTAATTTGGAGGATATGGTCAAAGAAGGGAAATTCCGGGCTGATTTATATTATCGCCTCCATATTTTACCGATCCGCGTACCCTCGCTTCGTGAGCGGAAGGAAGACATCTTTTGTCTCCTTCAGTATAATTTGGAGAAGTTTAATTACTTGCATAACCATAAACGAGTGCTTTCTACAAAAGTGGTCGAAGTGCTTCAAAACTATCATTGGCCTGGAAATGTACGAGAATTGGAAAATATAATTGAGCAGCTTGTCATTATGGCAAAAGAGAATGAAGTTGCAATTCAGGATTTGCCAAAACGCTTGATCGATTCAGTCTGCGAAAACGTTTCAATCTCTTTAAATGCAGGAAATTCTTTACATGAAGTTTTGGAAAGCGTCGAAAAAAGAATGATCACACAAGCATTCCATCATCATAAAACAACCCGCGATGCGGCAAAAGCACTGGGCGTTACTCAGTCATTATTTATGCGCAGGTTGGCGAAATATGCGATTACTAAAGAAGAAAGATAAGCTGGAACGGTAGATGCCGCCGTAACTGATAAAAATGTTAGGAAACCTTGACAGTGTGAGGGACCAACCAAAAGTCATGCTTTGTTGCAAAAAAAAAAGCACTTAACCCCTAGGTAAAGTGCTTTTTTTAATTTTTTACCTCATTCGCTTTCTGCATTCTCCTTATTCTGGAGATGACGCTGCCAACTCAGGCATTCATTATTCTTTAATGTCCCACTGCGGATTCCAAACGACTTCCCAAAGGTGTCCATCAGGGTCTTGAAAATGTGCAGAGTATCCTCCCCAGAAAGTGTCATGTGCCGGATCGGTTATGATCGCGCCAGCTTTTTTTGCTTTTTCCAACACAATATTCACTTCTTCTTTACTACCTACATTGTGACCAATGGTAAATTCAGTAGAACTTGTCGGAGACAAAGGAACCTTGGCCTCATGAGCTATATCCCTTCGATTCCATATGGCAAGCTTTAAGCCACCTTGCAGGTCGAAAAAGGCAACAGCTCCATGCTCAAATTCTTTGCCCACTATTCCTTCTGTTTGAAATCCAAGGCCTTCCCGATAGAATTCCAGCGATTTTTCCAAATCATCCACACCTAATGTAATTACAGTAATACGTGGTTTCATGATTGCCCCCCCTTCTTACTTACTTTCTCCTTCTATTGGTTACCAATGCATTTAGTTCAAACCAGATCAAAGTAAACAAATTTTTTGTCAATCTAAAATGATCAAATTTAACGAGTCCTAATCAATGAGTCCCTCCTTCATACACTTGGTTAATTTTAACATTCCCCATCTTTTTTTTCATTAATTTTACTAATCCATTTTATTAGTATTTTAAGTGTAAAATAACTCTCTACCTACTTTAACCGCTCTTTATCCATTAAAAAGTCCCTCTCGATTGAGAGGGGCCTTTAATGGATTGCACTTAACTTTCAAGCTCCTTCTTCTTGTTTAAGAGTTGGAGATATTCCCTATCCAATTCCTCTATTTCCTCTTCCTTCATAACACTGGACAGTTTCCCAAGTGTCTCGATGATTTGCACTTCAATCATAAGAAGTTCAGCCTGTTTATCTTGATGACCATCCTTGCGAGTAGCCAATTTTGTTGATTCCTGATTGATCGCACTTACTCTCGGAGGTTCATCTTCAAATGAAAGTGAATGGGTTGCAAGCGATTGGATCAATGAACGATCATGAGTCACAAAAACGATGGTTCCTGGATATGCTTTTAACACTTCGGTTAAAGCCTCTTTAGTATGAATGTCTAAATAATTTGTAGGTTCATCCAAAACCAGTACATTATAGTTTCCCAAAAAAACTTTTGCTAGGGAAGCCCTGACTCTTTCCCCACCGCTTAAAAGTGATATTTGTTTGTGAACGTCATTTCCTTTAAAAGCTAATCGTGATAATAGCGTACGAATAAAAGCTTGATTGTAGGGACTGTCATCCAATATATTTTCAAGAACCGTTTTACTTTCATTCAAATTTTCTTGTTGTTGGGCAAAAAATCCAATCTTTGCTGGCTTCGCGACATATAAATCTGGGTGCCGTTCTACTATCTTTTTCAATAATGTCGTTTTTCCTGAACCATTTTGACCATTGATGGAGAGTCTGCATGCTAGGGGGACATCTCCCAAAATATGTTGTTTCAGCATCCTTGATCCTACTTTTAGGGAACAACCATTAAATCGAATGACCCTTTTGCTATGCAAAGATGGAAATTCGGAAATATCAAAGATGATAGGGGGATCTTCCCTCGGTTTTTCTTTTTTTGCTAATTTTTCGATTCGAGTTTCAATCGCTTCAGCAGAACGGTTTAATTTCGCCTTCTGTTTCCCAGCACTGCGTTTATGCAGCCTTGCTTCTGAATTGCCCATTCGTTTAGGGGCTTTCCTAATTGAATCAGATTTGGCTTGGAGGTTTTGTGCAGCCTGTTTCAACCGGTTCTTTTCGCGGGTATACTCTTCATATTGCTTATTTTCCTTTTCTGTTTTTGCTTGCTTTTGTTTGATATACGCTTCGTAATTCCCTTCATATACAGTTACCTTTCCTTGCTCAACTTCCCATATTGTATTACACAGATGATTTAAGAATGCTTTATCATGTGAAGTAAGCAAAATAGCGCCATTAAAAGACTTTAAATCCTTTTCCAATTGTTCAATTCCGGATATATCTAAATGGCTGGTAGGTTCATCCGCAATCAATACATCCGCATTGGAAGACAGAGCTGCGGCGATTTTTCTTCGAGTACGTTCACCGCCGCTTATGATTTCTTGATTCTCATTGGGCAGTTTCCATATGCTCGTCAATACCCCGCTTATTTCTTGTTCAGTTTCTTCTATTTGCGGGATATAGCTGACTGTTCCATAGCTCTCTATATGACCGGAATCGGGTTCCCTAAACCCCGCTAGTATAGAAAGAAGGGTCGTTTTTCCTTCTCCATTCCTACC
This window encodes:
- a CDS encoding aldo/keto reductase, producing MQRVNLTEELSLSRIVHGMWRLADWRFSTEEILSLIEHGMDRGVTTYDHADIYGSYTCEEIFGNALSLKPSLRDKMEIVTKCGIVLQSKNRPSHKSHHYDTSKAHIIKSVDQSLMNLKTDYIDLLLIHRPDPLMDPAETAEAFNQLKESGKVRNFGVSNFKKPQWDMLQSYLEYPLVTNQLELSAYNLENFEDGTMNLCQEMGVAPMAWSPLAGGSIFEESNEKAARLRKTLEIVKEEIGANGIDEVMYAWLLRHPAKIMPIVGSGKKERLDSAIDSLNLSMEKEQWFNILTSSMGHDIP
- a CDS encoding PTS lactose/cellobiose transporter subunit IIA — translated: MAKTKEDLSELSFQLILHSGNARSCAMEAIALQKQGKSSDAQDKLKEAEQEFVAAHKIQTALIQQEVNGEKFDIPMLLIHAQDHLMTSMTTKDLAIEIVELHEKTQKN
- a CDS encoding PTS sugar transporter subunit IIB codes for the protein MNILLCCSAGMSTSLLVNKMEKAAVEEGLNVKIQAVATMEVRNHIDEVDVILLGPQVRYLLNDIKKIGDEKGVPVDTINPMHYGSCNGKEVLRTALQLISK
- a CDS encoding DUF871 domain-containing protein translates to MRRLGISIYPEHSTPDKDKQYIKLAHSYGFERIFTCLLSVSKPYEIVMEEYKNIISYAKALHMEVILDVAPAVFDKFDISYDDLSFFAEMGADGVRLDLGFDGLKEAKMTYNPYGLKIELNMSNDVDYLSNILTHQGNKNQMIGCHNFYPQKFTGLPYEFFIACSKRFKEQGIRTAAFVTSQTGDIGPWSINDGLCTLEQHRELSIDVQAKHLWATGLIDDVIIGNAYASEEELRMLGSLQRDMIELKVDLHSDASPIEQKVVLNELHLRRGDISEYMVRSVEVRKKYANEDFAIRESIPQRKGSVFIGNDTFGKYKGELQVILRDMPLDERKNVVANVAKEELFLLDYIKPWGTFRLIK
- a CDS encoding PTS sugar transporter subunit IIC, whose translation is MNNFMGILEMKVLPVANKIGSQRHLLAIRHGVLATLPLTIIGSFFVILLNFPIDGYDEWIAPYRAALDVPFRFTVGAMALYAAFGVGSALAGHYKLDQLSAGLLSVLAFLITCVVPTQVMESVPGVIEAGRWLPISSLSAASLFGAIVTSLISVEIFHFLIKRDIKIKLPESVPPMVSNSFAALIPTLVVVLLFWGIRYGLGFDINSIITTLVSPLKNLLVGNSLIGGLLTVFLIVFFWSLGIHGPAILGPIIRPMWDSAILENMDAFARTGNAANLPNLFTEQFIQWFVWIGGAGSTLSLVVLFLFSKSKYLKELGKLSFVPGIFNINEPIIFGAPIVMNPILMVPFIIAPLVNVIVSYTFFQLGLIPMIMAKLPFTVFSPIAAVISTNWTIMAGVLVLLNFFISLMIYFPFFKMFEKQHLRDENKIEEGPEEKKAGIKYA
- a CDS encoding amidohydrolase, encoding MFADVVFLNGQVITVDSGNRIAEAVAVKRNRIEAVGTNKEIKRWIGESTKVMDLQGRTLLPGFIDSHLHLLSYGLTRLAINCKDASIQSNADLIGELKRKAESTPEGGWIVAVGYNEMFMLEGRYLTRNQLDEVSTEHPILIVRQCGHIMIANSNVLELTGVNDQSVDPEGGVFGRDESGRLNGLLVEAAMDPVKRVMNPTEEVLARAAEIASRDFVSLGITTIHDAGGYEPVNLRILQQAVRSGRLKVRVYAMVVHEPNFIRMRETCLSTGFGDDRFRIGPAKIFIDGASTAPTLATRQPYETNPEDSGILYYTQVNMNDALIAAHRDGYQITAHAQGDRAIEMLLNTFEEALRQYPRHNHRHRIEHAGLAMPDLIERMAKLGIVTVPNPNFFTEFGDIYIKHFGARSDYFYPIGACLKAGIVVAGASDSPVSNCNPLIGIHGAVNRLTPSGAVIGEEQKISVMEAIRLYTWNGAYASFEEDQKGSIEVGKLADLIVLNDRILDVTIDSIDQLRVEMTMIDGEIVYELGKSPDANDALEETINFIM
- a CDS encoding M20 family metallopeptidase, with translation MLKNLFSRLQGVYPELVRFRRDLHMYPELSFHEVNTPKKIADVLTNLGLEVRTEVGGRGVVGILRGGKPGKTVALRADFDALPISDEKDVEYKSRISGVMHACGHDVHTAALIGVAKVLSEVRDELEGNVVFIHQFAEEVIPGGAKSMIEDGCLDGVDVIYGAHVSSILPLSIVAVGEGYIMAAGDTFEIEIYGKGGHGAAPHLTVDPIVVGSQLVLNLQQIVSRRVDPSKTVVVSVGSFQSGQASNVIPDTAKITGTVRTFEESVQDLIEKAIGQIATSTCEAAGATVKFKYERGYPTLWNHPDETIKADKLAKNLLGEEKVIQIPPYTLTGMEDFAFYLQKVPGTFFYVGGANPAMNAIYPHHHPKFDVDEESMLYIGKMFIALVFNYLSNSIIDADYMTQVEA